One Methanocaldococcus villosus KIN24-T80 genomic window carries:
- a CDS encoding NAD+ synthase, with protein MIEKITKFIRDEVEKAKANGVVIGLSGGIDSTVTAFLCVKALGKDKVLGLIMPEKMSKIEDIEDAKMVAELLGIKYKIIDITDILKAFGVYSPVKEFEFADANLKPRVRMCLLYYYANKYNLLVVGTGNKSEWLTGYFTKYGDGAADIYPILDLYKTDVRNLAKELKVPEKIIMKTPSAGLWEGQTDEEELGISYDLLDKILILYEKGKNAEEISRELNIDIKKVEHVFNLIKKSEHKRAGVKYPKVRE; from the coding sequence ATGATAGAAAAGATAACTAAATTTATAAGAGATGAAGTTGAGAAGGCTAAAGCTAATGGAGTGGTTATTGGTTTAAGTGGGGGAATTGACTCAACTGTAACTGCCTTTTTATGTGTTAAAGCATTAGGAAAGGATAAAGTTTTGGGACTAATAATGCCTGAAAAGATGAGTAAAATAGAAGATATTGAAGATGCAAAAATGGTTGCTGAATTGTTAGGAATTAAATATAAAATAATTGACATTACTGATATTTTAAAAGCTTTTGGTGTATATTCTCCAGTAAAAGAATTTGAATTTGCTGATGCTAATTTAAAACCTAGAGTAAGAATGTGTTTATTATACTACTATGCCAACAAATATAATCTGTTAGTTGTTGGAACAGGAAATAAGTCAGAGTGGTTAACAGGCTACTTTACAAAGTATGGAGATGGAGCTGCTGATATATATCCAATATTGGATTTATATAAAACAGATGTTAGAAATCTTGCTAAAGAACTTAAAGTTCCTGAAAAGATTATAATGAAAACTCCATCAGCAGGATTATGGGAAGGACAGACAGATGAAGAAGAATTGGGGATTAGTTATGATCTATTAGATAAAATATTAATACTATATGAAAAAGGAAAAAATGCTGAAGAAATATCAAGAGAGTTGAATATAGATATTAAAAAAGTGGAACATGTATTTAATTTAATTAAAAAAAGTGAGCATAAAAGAGCAGGAGTAAAATATCCAAAAGTGAGAGAATGA
- a CDS encoding thiamine-phosphate synthase family protein: MLLIVGGFDPISGAGISVDIKTANTLNIYTPSIITCTVPQTNKEVYEKFEIPEDNIKKQFKAVFEEFDIKIVKTGVLSKDAIDILVKYIKKYNLKVICDPVLSSTTGYNFIDVKDYKKLFELSYLITPNKEEYEKIKDFNLENYILITGIDDTLIKGNKKIYEFKGYKIDKEVHGTGCCYATAIACFLYKGYDLIEAIKEAKKLVLASVIYANKSRYGYNVNPTYINKEKVLKNLYYALKLLKKFNFSLIPEVGSNIAESLILPKDINDIASLTGRIVKNKENSFYIAGDFKFGVNGHIARVVLSASKINPKVRACMNIRYDEDLIDRLKDNFKITSFNRKDEPKNVSTMEWGVSVALKKDKEADIIYDTGDVGKEPMIRVLGKDAIDVVNKVKEIEKIYKKC; encoded by the coding sequence ATGTTATTAATAGTTGGAGGTTTTGATCCAATTTCTGGAGCAGGAATTAGTGTTGATATAAAAACAGCTAACACCTTAAATATCTACACTCCTTCTATTATAACTTGCACAGTACCTCAAACTAATAAAGAAGTTTATGAAAAATTTGAAATTCCAGAAGATAATATAAAAAAACAGTTTAAAGCTGTTTTTGAAGAGTTTGATATAAAAATTGTAAAAACAGGAGTTTTAAGTAAGGATGCAATTGATATTTTAGTGAAATATATTAAAAAATATAATTTAAAAGTTATCTGTGATCCTGTGTTATCTTCAACAACAGGTTACAATTTTATTGATGTTAAAGACTACAAAAAACTTTTTGAACTCTCTTACTTAATAACACCTAATAAAGAAGAGTATGAGAAAATAAAAGATTTTAATCTTGAAAATTACATTTTAATTACTGGGATAGATGATACTTTAATAAAAGGTAATAAAAAAATATATGAATTTAAGGGTTATAAAATAGATAAAGAAGTTCATGGAACAGGTTGTTGTTATGCAACAGCTATAGCCTGTTTTTTATATAAAGGATATGATTTAATAGAAGCCATAAAAGAAGCAAAAAAATTAGTTTTAGCTTCAGTAATTTATGCTAATAAATCAAGATATGGTTATAATGTTAATCCAACTTATATAAATAAAGAGAAAGTATTAAAAAATCTTTATTATGCCTTAAAATTACTAAAAAAATTTAATTTTTCATTAATTCCTGAAGTTGGTTCAAATATTGCTGAATCTCTTATTTTACCTAAGGATATAAATGATATAGCCTCACTAACCGGAAGAATAGTTAAAAATAAGGAGAATAGTTTTTATATTGCTGGAGATTTTAAATTTGGAGTAAATGGACATATAGCTAGAGTTGTTCTTTCTGCATCAAAAATTAATCCTAAAGTTAGAGCTTGTATGAATATAAGATATGATGAAGATCTAATTGATAGACTAAAAGATAATTTTAAAATAACTTCTTTTAATAGAAAAGATGAGCCAAAAAATGTATCCACTATGGAATGGGGGGTTAGTGTGGCTTTAAAAAAAGATAAAGAAGCAGATATTATTTATGACACTGGAGATGTTGGAAAAGAGCCTATGATTAGAGTTTTAGGAAAAGATGCTATAGATGTTGTAAATAAGGTTAAAGAAATAGAGAAGATTTATAAAAAATGCTAA
- a CDS encoding transcription initiation factor IIB yields the protein MEVKEKLEKKEKKDEQEEEIVCPICGSKEVIKDYVKAEIVCSKCGCVIKDNLFDVGPEWRAFDHEQKIKRCRVGAPITLTIHDKGLSTVIDWRNKDSYGKDISANKRAQLYRLRKWQRRIRVSDASERNLTFALSELDRIASKLGLPRHVREHAAKIYRNAVEKGLIRGRSIEGVVAAAVYAACRKCKIPRTLDEIAEVSRVDRKEIGRTYRFLARELGIKLTPTNPIDYVPRFASELGLPGEVESKAIQILKKAAEKGLTSGRGPTGVAAAAIYIASVLLGCRKTQREVAEVAGVTEVTIRNRYKELTEHLDIDVTL from the coding sequence ATGGAAGTTAAAGAAAAATTAGAAAAGAAAGAGAAAAAAGATGAACAAGAAGAAGAAATAGTATGCCCAATATGTGGTAGTAAAGAGGTTATAAAAGATTATGTTAAAGCTGAAATCGTCTGTTCAAAGTGTGGATGTGTTATTAAAGATAACCTATTTGATGTAGGTCCAGAGTGGAGAGCATTTGATCATGAGCAAAAGATAAAAAGATGTAGAGTTGGAGCTCCAATAACACTAACCATTCATGATAAAGGATTATCTACAGTAATTGATTGGAGAAATAAAGATAGTTATGGAAAAGATATATCTGCAAATAAGAGAGCTCAATTATATAGATTAAGAAAATGGCAAAGAAGAATAAGAGTTAGTGATGCATCTGAAAGAAATTTAACATTTGCTTTATCTGAATTAGATAGAATAGCATCAAAATTAGGATTACCAAGGCATGTTAGGGAACATGCTGCTAAAATATATAGAAATGCTGTTGAAAAAGGATTAATAAGAGGAAGAAGTATAGAAGGTGTAGTTGCTGCTGCTGTTTATGCAGCCTGTAGAAAATGTAAAATCCCAAGAACATTAGATGAAATTGCAGAGGTTTCAAGAGTTGATAGAAAAGAAATTGGAAGGACATATAGATTTTTGGCAAGGGAGTTGGGGATAAAATTAACTCCTACAAATCCAATAGACTATGTTCCAAGATTTGCTTCTGAGTTAGGTTTGCCTGGAGAAGTTGAAAGTAAAGCTATACAAATATTAAAGAAGGCAGCAGAAAAAGGGTTAACTAGTGGAAGAGGCCCAACTGGAGTAGCAGCTGCAGCTATATATATAGCCAGTGTTCTTTTAGGATGTAGAAAAACACAGAGAGAAGTGGCAGAAGTAGCAGGAGTTACTGAAGTAACTATAAGAAATAGATATAAAGAGCTAACAGAACATTTAGATATTGATGTGACATTATAA
- the trpD gene encoding anthranilate phosphoribosyltransferase, translating to MIDAIKKVVEFKDLSKDEAKKVMQEIMSGKAKETQIAALLTALRMKGETVDEITAFAEVMREYAIKIKPNVEKLIDVCGTGGDNLNTFNISTTVAFVVSVYVPVAKHGNRAVSSKSGSADVLEALGINLNVPIERVKESIEKINIGFLFAPNYHPAMKYALPVRRDIKIRTVFNILGPLTNPANANYQLMGVYDEKLVDKLIYVLKNLNLKGAIVAHGSGMDEITTVGKTKIAEFKDNEIKFYEIEPEQFGFKKAKLEDLMGGSAEENAKIIKNILEGEEGAKRDIVVLNSAFALYICGEAKNVFEGIEKANKAIDSGKALKQLEKLIDFYMG from the coding sequence ATGATTGATGCTATAAAAAAGGTTGTAGAATTTAAAGATTTAAGTAAAGATGAAGCTAAGAAAGTTATGCAAGAAATAATGAGTGGTAAAGCTAAAGAGACACAAATTGCTGCTTTGCTGACAGCTCTAAGGATGAAAGGAGAAACAGTTGATGAAATTACTGCATTTGCAGAAGTTATGAGAGAATATGCTATAAAAATAAAACCTAATGTAGAAAAACTTATAGATGTCTGTGGTACTGGTGGAGATAATTTAAATACTTTTAATATAAGCACTACTGTTGCTTTTGTAGTTTCAGTGTATGTTCCTGTAGCCAAGCATGGAAATAGGGCAGTGTCTAGTAAGAGTGGATCAGCAGATGTTCTTGAAGCTTTAGGAATAAATTTAAATGTTCCAATAGAAAGAGTTAAAGAGAGTATAGAAAAAATAAACATAGGATTTTTGTTTGCTCCAAATTATCATCCAGCTATGAAGTATGCTCTCCCAGTTAGGAGAGATATCAAAATAAGAACTGTATTTAACATCCTAGGACCACTAACAAATCCTGCAAATGCTAATTATCAACTAATGGGAGTTTATGATGAAAAGTTAGTTGATAAGCTTATATATGTATTAAAGAATTTAAACCTTAAGGGGGCAATAGTAGCCCATGGTTCGGGAATGGATGAAATAACAACTGTAGGAAAAACAAAGATAGCTGAATTTAAAGATAATGAGATAAAGTTTTATGAAATTGAGCCAGAACAATTTGGGTTCAAAAAAGCAAAATTAGAAGATTTAATGGGAGGTTCTGCAGAGGAAAATGCTAAAATAATCAAAAATATATTAGAAGGTGAGGAAGGAGCTAAAAGAGATATTGTTGTATTAAATTCAGCATTTGCCCTTTACATCTGTGGAGAGGCTAAAAATGTTTTTGAGGGAATTGAAAAAGCTAATAAAGCTATAGACTCTGGTAAAGCTTTAAAACAGTTAGAAAAATTAATAGATTTTTATATGGGATGA
- a CDS encoding homocysteine biosynthesis protein translates to MKSIAEINEKIKKGEAVVVTAEEMIKIVEEEGAKKAAEYVDVVTTGTFGAMCSSGVFINFGHSDPPIKMLKIYLNNVECYGGLAAVDTYLGAAQPNEDPDIDIEYGGAHVIEDLIRGKEVELYAEGYTTDCYPRKEINVKITLDDVNQAIMVNPRNCYQTYTAATNSREEKIYTYMGILLPEYNNVHYSGAGQLNPLQNDYDPKTGEFNTIGIGTKIFLGGGVGYVIGEGTQHNPPFGTLMVKGDLKQMNAKYVRAATMPRYGSTLYIGIGIPIPVLNEKIAKRCAIRDEDIEVPIYDYGVPRRDRPLVGKTNYKELRSGKIVLEVEIDNKRVEKAVKTGPVSSYKMAREVAKELKNWILNGEFLLTERVAPLGKPEFKPMKSPITLVKDIMSSPPIVANPNITINEAANVLIKYDINHLPIVDSEGRLIGIVTSWDIAKALALNKKKIDEIMTKNVVVAYKDEPIDVVARRMSLNKISGMPVIDENKRVIGVITSEDISGLLGEKK, encoded by the coding sequence ATGAAAAGCATAGCTGAAATTAATGAAAAAATAAAAAAGGGAGAAGCTGTTGTAGTTACTGCAGAAGAGATGATAAAGATTGTAGAAGAAGAAGGGGCTAAAAAAGCTGCTGAATATGTTGATGTGGTTACAACAGGAACATTTGGGGCTATGTGCTCTTCAGGAGTTTTTATTAATTTTGGTCATTCAGACCCTCCAATAAAAATGCTAAAAATTTATTTAAATAATGTTGAATGTTATGGAGGTTTAGCAGCTGTTGATACTTATCTTGGAGCAGCTCAGCCTAATGAAGATCCTGATATTGATATAGAGTATGGTGGAGCTCATGTTATTGAAGATTTAATTAGAGGAAAAGAGGTTGAATTGTATGCTGAAGGTTATACAACTGACTGTTATCCAAGAAAAGAGATTAATGTTAAAATAACATTAGATGATGTCAATCAAGCTATTATGGTTAATCCAAGAAACTGTTATCAAACTTATACAGCAGCAACAAACAGTAGAGAGGAGAAAATATATACATACATGGGTATCTTATTACCAGAGTATAATAATGTTCATTATTCTGGGGCAGGACAGTTAAATCCATTACAAAATGATTATGATCCAAAAACTGGTGAGTTTAATACAATAGGAATAGGAACTAAGATATTTTTAGGTGGAGGAGTGGGATATGTTATTGGAGAGGGTACACAACACAATCCACCATTTGGTACTTTAATGGTAAAAGGGGATTTAAAACAGATGAATGCTAAATATGTTAGAGCTGCAACTATGCCAAGATATGGTTCAACACTTTATATTGGGATAGGTATTCCTATTCCTGTTTTAAATGAGAAGATAGCTAAAAGATGTGCTATAAGGGATGAAGATATAGAAGTGCCAATCTATGATTATGGGGTTCCAAGGAGAGATAGGCCATTAGTTGGTAAAACTAATTATAAAGAATTAAGATCTGGAAAGATTGTTTTAGAAGTGGAAATTGATAATAAGAGAGTAGAAAAAGCTGTTAAAACTGGACCTGTTTCAAGTTATAAGATGGCTAGAGAAGTTGCTAAAGAATTAAAAAATTGGATATTAAATGGAGAATTTTTATTAACTGAAAGGGTAGCCCCACTAGGAAAACCTGAATTTAAACCAATGAAATCCCCAATAACATTGGTTAAAGATATTATGAGCTCTCCTCCAATAGTGGCTAATCCAAATATAACAATAAATGAGGCAGCCAATGTATTAATAAAATATGATATCAATCACCTTCCTATAGTTGATAGTGAAGGAAGATTAATAGGAATTGTCACTTCATGGGATATAGCAAAAGCCTTAGCTCTAAATAAGAAAAAGATAGATGAAATAATGACAAAGAATGTTGTTGTAGCATATAAAGATGAACCTATAGATGTTGTTGCTAGGAGAATGAGTTTAAATAAAATTTCAGGAATGCCAGTTATTGATGAGAATAAAAGAGTAATTGGGGTAATAACTTCAGAAGACATATCTGGACTATTAGGTGAAAAAAAATGA
- a CDS encoding type II/IV secretion system ATPase subunit, with product MGLIDKIKKDKKIIVEDKPSSILKKPIKKEEDILDVYDVNVDEITFNVIIKKEEGYTYYLIPEIEKINESLSKLSKEHFDLIRMQIGDLGLVTYEQIKHFINDFSIKYNLKLPYIESLAKFFYLISGRFGLLEIPINDERLEEIMINGYNYPVYVFHRKHQMCETNIILDRNEVDRIIESIANLVNRPIDSRTPMLDAFLPDGSRVNATTSDICMNGATLTIRKFSKDPLTVIDLINFGTLDIDTAAFLWQAVEGYFGAKPANTLIVGGTGSGKTTLLNVLSMFSMYNERIITIEDTPELQIPHKHVIKLVTRPARPGMPEYEVTMDDLIKNALRMRPDRIFVGEVRGEEAHSLLVAMNTGHDGCSGTLHANSADEAILRLTSPPMNVPKIMLTALNFIINIQRIRRAGKTIRRILGIVEVVKGVGEGQEIAKTTLYEYNGLKDILEKRGICLWEEEVCEIAGISRDELLRDREFRKRVLNYLYRNNIRDLESVGKYIMKYQENPEKLMKMI from the coding sequence ATGGGGCTAATTGATAAGATAAAAAAAGATAAAAAAATAATAGTTGAAGATAAACCATCATCAATCTTAAAAAAACCTATAAAAAAAGAAGAGGATATATTAGATGTTTATGATGTTAATGTAGATGAAATCACATTTAATGTTATTATTAAAAAGGAAGAGGGTTATACATACTATCTTATCCCTGAAATAGAAAAAATAAATGAATCTTTATCAAAATTATCTAAAGAACATTTTGATCTTATTAGAATGCAAATAGGTGATTTGGGTTTAGTTACATATGAACAAATAAAACACTTTATTAATGATTTTTCTATAAAATATAATTTAAAATTACCTTATATAGAATCATTAGCTAAATTTTTTTATTTGATATCAGGTAGATTTGGACTATTAGAGATTCCTATAAATGATGAGAGATTAGAAGAAATAATGATTAATGGTTATAACTATCCTGTTTATGTTTTCCATAGAAAACATCAAATGTGTGAAACAAATATTATACTAGATAGAAATGAAGTAGATAGAATTATTGAAAGTATAGCCAACTTAGTTAATAGACCTATAGATTCAAGAACCCCTATGTTAGATGCATTTTTGCCAGATGGTAGTAGGGTTAATGCTACAACATCAGATATATGTATGAATGGAGCTACTCTAACAATAAGAAAGTTCTCAAAAGATCCATTAACTGTTATAGATTTAATAAACTTTGGTACTTTAGATATAGATACTGCAGCATTTTTATGGCAAGCTGTAGAAGGATATTTTGGTGCTAAGCCTGCAAATACCTTAATAGTTGGAGGTACAGGTTCTGGTAAGACTACTCTTTTAAATGTTTTGTCAATGTTTTCTATGTACAATGAGAGAATAATTACTATAGAAGATACTCCTGAATTACAAATTCCACATAAACATGTTATAAAACTTGTTACTCGACCGGCAAGACCAGGAATGCCTGAGTATGAAGTTACTATGGATGATCTAATAAAAAATGCTCTTAGAATGAGACCAGATAGGATATTTGTTGGAGAGGTTAGAGGAGAAGAAGCTCACTCCCTATTAGTAGCTATGAACACAGGACATGATGGATGTTCTGGAACATTACATGCCAACAGTGCTGATGAGGCGATATTGAGATTAACAAGCCCTCCTATGAATGTTCCAAAGATTATGTTAACAGCTTTAAATTTTATTATAAATATACAAAGAATCAGAAGAGCTGGAAAAACAATAAGAAGAATTTTGGGAATAGTTGAAGTAGTTAAAGGTGTTGGAGAAGGGCAAGAGATTGCTAAAACTACATTGTATGAATATAATGGATTAAAAGATATATTAGAAAAAAGAGGAATTTGTTTATGGGAAGAAGAAGTTTGTGAAATAGCAGGAATATCAAGAGATGAATTATTAAGAGATAGAGAGTTTAGAAAGAGAGTTTTAAACTATTTATATAGAAATAATATTAGAGATTTGGAAAGTGTGGGGAAATATATTATGAAATATCAAGAAAATCCAGAAAAGCTTATGAAGATGATATAA
- a CDS encoding potassium channel family protein, which translates to MKARNKIIIVAILSMLLILTYAYLISVIENVDYFTALYFSVITITTTGYGDFVPKTTLGKAITVIYLCLGVGIVMYLFSLIAEYIAEGKFGEYMRMKIMENKIKKLKDHYIVCGYGRLGRVVGSYLIKENIPFVAIDVREDVLKEEAEKYDNFLYIVGDAKKNETLKKANIENAKCLIACLPTDADNVFLTLTAKELKSDILITAKANEFESIKKLKIAGANKVVSPYLIGGLRMAVLSTKRGVLDFLETFIEVAKGEYGEDINLKKFLIKKDSELSYKTLRDADIRKKTGATILGIKRKDQFFINPFPDFILKPGDVIYAFGTEESIKNLERLLEGKYDRKDN; encoded by the coding sequence ATGAAAGCTAGGAATAAGATAATAATTGTAGCTATTTTGTCAATGTTATTAATTTTAACCTATGCTTATTTAATAAGTGTAATTGAAAATGTAGATTATTTTACAGCCTTATATTTTAGTGTTATAACAATAACTACTACAGGTTATGGTGATTTTGTTCCTAAGACTACTTTAGGAAAAGCTATAACGGTTATATATCTCTGTTTGGGAGTAGGAATAGTAATGTATCTTTTTAGTTTAATAGCTGAATATATTGCTGAAGGAAAATTTGGAGAATATATGAGGATGAAAATAATGGAAAATAAAATAAAAAAGCTTAAGGATCATTATATTGTTTGTGGTTATGGAAGGTTGGGAAGAGTTGTGGGAAGTTACTTAATAAAAGAAAATATCCCATTTGTTGCTATAGATGTTAGGGAAGATGTGCTTAAAGAAGAGGCAGAGAAGTATGATAATTTTTTATATATTGTGGGGGATGCTAAAAAAAATGAAACTTTAAAAAAGGCAAATATTGAAAATGCTAAATGTTTAATAGCTTGCCTACCTACTGATGCTGATAATGTTTTTCTAACTTTAACAGCTAAAGAGCTGAAGAGTGATATATTAATCACAGCCAAGGCTAATGAGTTTGAAAGTATAAAGAAGCTAAAGATTGCTGGAGCAAATAAAGTAGTCTCTCCATATCTAATTGGTGGTTTAAGAATGGCTGTTTTATCCACTAAAAGGGGAGTTTTGGATTTCTTAGAAACCTTTATAGAAGTAGCTAAGGGAGAATATGGAGAAGATATAAATTTAAAAAAGTTTTTAATTAAGAAAGATAGTGAATTATCTTATAAAACATTAAGAGATGCTGATATAAGAAAAAAGACTGGAGCTACAATACTAGGAATAAAGAGAAAAGATCAATTTTTTATAAACCCATTTCCAGATTTTATTTTAAAACCTGGAGATGTTATATATGCTTTTGGAACTGAAGAGAGTATTAAGAATTTAGAAAGATTGTTAGAGGGAAAATATGATAGAAAAGATAACTAA
- a CDS encoding Gar1/Naf1 family protein, producing the protein MKIKILHKTPKGFLIGRGKNVKINSPVYFKKKKIGVIVDIFGPVSNPYIKIKPIKKDINVDFVFTNKN; encoded by the coding sequence GTGAAAATTAAGATACTCCATAAAACTCCTAAAGGATTTCTTATCGGTAGAGGTAAAAATGTAAAGATAAATTCTCCTGTCTATTTTAAGAAAAAGAAAATAGGTGTTATTGTAGACATCTTTGGCCCTGTATCCAATCCATACATAAAGATAAAGCCAATTAAAAAAGATATTAATGTAGATTTTGTTTTTACAAATAAAAATTAA
- a CDS encoding 4Fe-4S binding protein, which translates to MRKRVYYWTHSEHINKPVISETILKTGVNINILKAKVEPQEAFLILELIGDEEKIKKALSYLSKFGDVEEIKKVIKRDYEKCVHCGCCITQCPLNIIYMDDEYNVVFKEEECVGCKNCLKACPFKAIEIID; encoded by the coding sequence ATGAGAAAGAGAGTTTATTATTGGACACACTCAGAACATATAAATAAGCCTGTAATATCAGAAACAATATTGAAAACAGGGGTTAATATTAATATATTAAAAGCTAAAGTTGAGCCTCAAGAGGCTTTTTTGATATTAGAGCTTATTGGAGATGAGGAAAAAATAAAAAAAGCTCTATCTTATTTATCCAAATTTGGAGATGTTGAAGAAATTAAAAAAGTTATTAAGAGGGATTATGAAAAATGTGTCCATTGTGGCTGCTGCATTACTCAGTGTCCATTAAACATTATTTATATGGATGATGAGTATAATGTAGTTTTTAAAGAAGAAGAGTGTGTGGGATGCAAAAACTGTTTAAAAGCATGTCCATTTAAAGCTATAGAAATAATTGATTAG
- a CDS encoding DUF447 domain-containing protein yields MIYEAVVCTKNNKAPIGVSFKDNYAILRLFYGSHTYNNLLKENYFSVNIVDPIELVKALITDEDDYKYYKDIPYIDRAYLSIFYKVTERKFLVKRDIYGESKLMIIKGKEIGRICLNKKIKPYCRADGLLVEMAIIYSRLNHIKDDKKEEFKKDMEKYYGVIKKVGSEEHKKLAKILIENFKH; encoded by the coding sequence ATGATTTATGAAGCTGTTGTATGTACAAAAAATAATAAAGCCCCAATTGGTGTTAGTTTTAAAGATAACTATGCTATTCTGAGACTATTTTATGGATCTCATACATACAATAATTTATTAAAAGAGAATTACTTTTCTGTTAATATAGTTGATCCTATAGAATTAGTTAAAGCTTTAATAACTGATGAGGATGATTATAAATATTATAAAGATATCCCATATATTGATAGGGCTTACCTCTCTATTTTTTATAAAGTTACTGAAAGAAAGTTTTTAGTAAAGAGAGATATTTATGGAGAGTCCAAATTAATGATTATAAAAGGAAAAGAAATTGGGAGAATTTGTTTAAATAAAAAAATAAAACCTTATTGTAGGGCTGATGGCCTTTTAGTAGAAATGGCTATAATATATTCAAGGCTAAATCATATTAAAGATGATAAAAAAGAAGAATTTAAAAAAGATATGGAAAAATATTATGGGGTAATAAAAAAAGTTGGTAGTGAAGAACATAAGAAATTAGCTAAGATTTTAATAGAAAACTTTAAACATTAA
- a CDS encoding 50S ribosomal protein L11 methyltransferase: MILELDAPQWHLSLLHDYERIAIYKKAIEENVKESDIVFDLGTGSGILAMIAALKAKRVYAIELDSFTYEYAKENIKRNGFDNIILIEGDAELYNFKENPDVIVAELLDTALIAESHVRVMNAMIKKGYINDNTKLIPKGVINTVQLVEAKFNHIYYDEKSEAKPLSEEMIYEEVSFYKINPLKMKYKFKFHLDEDYNNVGLRLKTYTILDDKHVAGPTPMLNPPLVIPVGRAKRGDLLIKLFYERGVFESIKVRAYDL, translated from the coding sequence ATGATACTTGAATTAGATGCTCCACAGTGGCATTTATCACTTCTACATGACTATGAGAGAATAGCTATTTATAAAAAAGCTATAGAGGAGAATGTAAAAGAAAGTGACATTGTTTTTGATTTGGGAACTGGAAGTGGAATACTAGCAATGATAGCAGCTTTAAAAGCTAAGAGGGTATATGCTATTGAGTTAGATTCATTCACATATGAGTATGCTAAAGAGAATATAAAAAGAAATGGATTTGATAATATTATTTTAATAGAAGGAGATGCTGAGTTATATAATTTTAAAGAAAATCCTGATGTGATAGTTGCTGAACTTTTAGATACTGCCTTAATAGCAGAATCTCATGTTAGAGTTATGAATGCAATGATAAAAAAAGGATATATAAATGATAACACCAAACTTATTCCAAAAGGTGTTATAAATACAGTTCAACTTGTTGAAGCTAAATTTAATCATATTTATTATGATGAAAAATCAGAAGCCAAGCCACTCTCAGAAGAGATGATTTATGAAGAAGTTTCATTCTATAAAATAAATCCATTGAAGATGAAGTATAAATTTAAATTTCACTTAGATGAGGATTATAATAATGTTGGATTAAGGCTGAAAACATATACTATATTAGATGATAAACACGTAGCAGGTCCCACACCTATGTTAAATCCTCCATTAGTTATTCCTGTTGGAAGAGCTAAGAGAGGTGATTTGTTAATAAAGCTATTCTATGAAAGAGGAGTTTTTGAAAGTATAAAAGTGAGGGCTTATGATTTATGA